A single genomic interval of Eurosta solidaginis isolate ZX-2024a chromosome 3, ASM4086904v1, whole genome shotgun sequence harbors:
- the LOC137245457 gene encoding protein O-glucosyltransferase 2-like, which produces MLWYNFLLSTILTLFDFVYTLDESRIVDAEKTLVWGPGLKPDEVVLPARYFFIHAVDKNGHKFEQSPPQDFKVSIKGNSPHGNCRSKVNIINRGDGSTIVRYTIADWCDQVELEVRYNGSHVAQSPYAIYHKVYSERCYCPQDLNLWLLHNNCPSPLDDKQIAWDLHSFKRVNFSAIRENLLRRYNQPESVSLCHYVVKQQQVWRQCYGKYTGFKMFMDATLLALGRVAALPDMEFYLNLGDWPLSKKGGQQRTSGPYPIFSWCGSDDTYDIVLPTYDITESTVENMGRVTLDMLSVQKGEYPWEQKENKAFWRGRDSRRERLELVELSRKHPDLINASLTNFFFFRDEEDKYGPKVPHISFLEFFRYKYQLNLDGVVAAYRFPYLLASDSLVLKQESNFYEHFYSKLTAFKHYVPIKRDLSDIIERIQWAKENDNRAHEIVVEARKFAEQNLMPQNIYCYHMALFKEWSTRLVSSINVLPGMEKVEQVYTCSCKEPSHLRDEL; this is translated from the exons ATGTTGTGGTACAATTTTTTACTGTCAACGATATTAACATTATTTGATTTCGTTTATACACTCGACGAAAGTCGCATTGTCGATGCGGAAAAGACTCTAGTATGGGGTCCGGGTTTGAAGCCGGATGAAGTGGTTTTACCAGCACGTTATTTCTTTATACATGCAGTGGACAAAAATGGACACAA atttgagCAATCACCTCCGCAGGACTTCAAAGTGTCGATCAAAGGCAATTCACCGCATGGCAATTGTCGTTCGAAAGTAAACATAATCAATCGCGGCGATGGATCCACAATTGTGCGTTACACAATTGCAGATTGGTGTGATCAGGTTGAGTTGGAGGTACGCTATAATGGTTCGCATGTAGCGCAATCACCATATGCCATCTATCATAAAGTATATTCGGAACGATGCTACTGCCCACAAGATTTAAATTTATGGCTGCTACATAACAATTGTCCCTCACCGTTGGATGACAAACAAATTGCTTGGGATTTGCATTCATTTAAACGTGTTAATTTTAGCGCTATACGCGAGAACTTGCTGCGACGCTACAATCAACCGGAAAGTGTATCGCTATGTCATTATGTTGTTAAGCAACAACAAGTGTGGCGTCAATGCTATGGCAAGTATACAGGTTTCAAAATGTTTATGGATGCCACTTTGTTGGCCCTGGGACGTGTTGCTGCTTTGCCCGATATGGAATTCTATTTGAATTTAGGTGATTGGCCATTATCAAAAAAAGGTGGGCAACAGCGTACTTCTGGACCATATCCGATATTCTCTTGGTGTGGCAGTGATGACACATATGATATAGTTCTACCAACATACGATATAACCGAATCGACAGTAGAGAATATGGGACGTGTTACTTTGGATATGTTGTCGGTGCAAAAGGGCGAATATCCTTGGGAGCAAAAGGAGAATAAAGCATTTTGGCGTGGTAGAGATTCACGTCGAGAAAGACTCGAATTGGTTGAGTTATCTCGAAAGCATCCAGACCTGATCAATGCCTCGCTAACAAATTTCTTCTTCTTTCGCGATGAGGAAGATAAGTATGGACCAAAGGTGCCGCATATAtcgtttttggaattttttcgg TACAAATATCAGTTAAATTTGGATGGCGTTGTTGCTGCATATCGTTTTCCGTATTTGCTGGCAAGTGATTCGTTGGTATTGAAACAAGAATCGAACTTTTATGAACATTTTTATAGCAAGTTGACGGCGTTCAAACATTATGTACCCATTAAACGCGATTTAAGCGATATAATTGAACGCATACAATGGGCCAAAGAAAATGACAATCGTGCACATGAAATTGTGGTTGAAGCAcgtaaatttgctgaacaaaattTAATGCCGCAAAACATTTATTGCTATCACATGGCCTTATTTAAG GAATGGAGTACGCGTCTAGTCTCGTCTATTAATGTGCTGCCGGGTATGGAGAAAGTTGAACAAGTTTACACCTGCTCATGCAAAGAGCCTTCACATCTAAGGGATGAACTTTAG